TCGGGAAAGAATCGCGGGAGAGAGAATTCGAAAAGGCGTGCCTGGCGGTGGCGATCTTTATCGCGCCGGCACAGCTTCTCTGCTCCTGGGCCCAGGGACTGGTCACTCTGTCGCCTTACCTTTATGCGTTCAGCATCTATCAGCACCTGCAGTACGTTCCTCTCATCATGGTGATCGCCTATGGGGTCGCGCTGGGTTCCCTATGGAAGAGGGGAAGGAAGTGGCGGATCGCCATGGTTCTACTTCTCCCGTGGATGGTGATCTACTCCCTTGCATCGGTTTCGATGGTGACGGTCATGGGTCTGACGCTCTCTGTCATCGCGACGCTGTTTGTCTTCAAAAGCTCGCCGGTGCCGCGACGCATTGCCCTGGGAATGCTCGTTCTGTCCCTGGCGGCGGGTACATCTTACGGGTTGGTGGCGGGCATGCCGGTGTACGAAAAGATGATGTCGAGCAGGAAGACATCGGCGAAGACGCTGTCGGTCGGAATAGACCACTCTGAAAAGGGGAACCGCATTTCTGTCACGGCCACGCCGCCGCAGAACATTATCGACCGCATGGAGCAATGGAGGTACTATGGAAAAGGCGTGCTTTCGGGGGCAAAGAGATTCCTCTTCGGGCACGCAACTCCCCCGGACCGCCGCCTCCATCCGAGCGCACAAAACTATTACCTAGACCTGGTGTACAATTTCGGCTTCCTGCCCTTCACGCCCATACTCCTGCTCCTGATATACACGGCACGGCGTGTCTATCATCTCAGGCGTCCCATATCGCTCGATCCGTCCATACCGGCGCTGGCCGTCTCCGCCTTTGTATTGTTTGCGGTGGACAACATGCTCAAGGTGGGATTGCGTCAGCCATATCCAGGTATCTTCAGTTTCTTTGTTCTCGGGTTCCTGCTTGCCCGCCTGGACCGGTCTGGTTTCCCGGGGAGGCTGGCTGTTTGAAGGTCTTGAACGTAAACATGTCCTGCGACCCCGTTCAGGGCGGTGGAAGCGTCGAGAGGACACTCCAGATGAGCCGTTATCTTGCCCGATCCGGGATTGAATGCACTGTGTTGACAACGGATGTCGGACTGACCGGGGATCATCCGGTGGACCTGGAAGGTGTCAGCCTCATCAAACTGAAGACCATGCTCCAACGATATTATCTCCCCCGGTTTTCCTGTAAGGGGATCGGGCGCATCGTGGAAAGGGCTGATATCATTCAGCTGATGAACCATTGGACCTTTTTGAACGCGGTTGTTTACGTGATCGCCCGGAGGCGAAACAAGCCCTATGTTGTCTGTCCCGCGGGTTCGTTGCCTTACTACGGCAGATCCAGGACGCTCAAAAGGATCTACAATACGGTGATCGGCCGGCGGATCGTGAGAAACGCCCACCGGTGTATCGCGATATCACCGGACGAGATCGACCACTTTCGAAGCTATGGCGTGGAAGACGACAGGATATCAACAATACCCAACGCTATCCGCCCCGAAGACCTTGCCCATGAGGGGGCCAACACCTTTCGTGACGACTTCGGTATCGGAGAGGCACCCTTTATACTCTTTGTCGGCCGCCTGAATGCGATCAAAGGCCCCGATCTCCTGCTCAAGGCGTTTCAGAACAGGCTCGGATGCGGCAATTTCAAATACGACCTCGTCTTTGCCGGTCCCGACGGGGGAATGCTTACGGAACTGAAAGGGATGGTCGCGGATATGGGGGTGGCCGGACGGGTCCATTTCGTCGGATACCTTGGAAACAGGGACAAATCGAATGCCTACCGTGCGTCGGATCTGCTTGTCATACCTTCCCGGCAGGAAGCCATGTCCATCGTCGTTCTCGAGGCAGGCATGACGAAGACGCCCGTATTACTGACGGACAGGTGTGGTTTTGATGCTGTGGAATCCATCGGGGGAGGCAAGGTTGTGCCAGCCACGGTTGAAGGGCTGGAAGCGGGACTGGCGAAGCTCCTGGATCGGCCGGAGGTGCTGCGTCCGATGGGGATAAGACTTTATCGATACGTCAGCGAGAACTTCACCTGGGATACGATGATAAAGAAGTATCTATCCCTGTATGAAACGATCCTTGGCGACGCTCCATGGAAGGGGGTCCCGAGATGAGGATCCTACTCATCAGTCACCCCTCCTCGCGTCCCCGTAGACCGGACTTTCCTCCCATAGGTATCGCATACCTGGGTGCGGTCGTGCGGAACAGGGGCCACGAGGTATTCCTGGTCGACGGAGAATTGACCGGGCTTGAAGGCATCGTGGAAGAGGCAAAACGTCTTGGACCGGACATTGTGGGGGTCACCTGCTGGACGATCAACAGGGGTGCGGTGTGGGAGCTTTGCCGGGCCCTGAAGAGGGTGCTGCCGAGGGCGTTCCTTGTGCTCGGAGGCCAGCATGCAAGCATATACCCGGAACACATCTTCCAAAAGACCCATGCCGGGGCGGTTGTCATCGGGGAAGGGGAGGAGACCCTGTGCGAGCTCCTGGAGGTATTGGGGAGTGGTGGCGATCTTGCTCTCGTAAGCGGGATAGCCTACCGGACACGGGACGGTGACATTCGCAGGACGGAGCCGCGGCCTCAGATCGAAGACCTTGACACTGTACCGTTCCCTTACTATGAAGGCTTCCGGGGTTTCGGGTTTCAGCAATATGGCGGGTTCGCGGGTCTGCCGAGACCCACTGCGGCCGTCATCACCTCGCGTGGATGCGTGTTCAACTGTTCTTACTGCGGTTCCGTGAGGTTCTGGGGAAAAAAGTGGCGTCGCCGTTCGGCGCGGAACGTTCTCGATGAGGTGGAACACCTCGTGAGCGACATGGGCGCGAGGTCTATCTTCATGTTCGACGACAATTTCCCGGTAAACAGGAAACGTGCCATGGAGATCTGCGGCGGGATAATCGACAGGTTCCCGGGGATGGAGTGGGCGTGCTGCAGCCATGTGAAGATGGTGAACGAAGAGTTGCTGGATATCATGAAGAGGAGCGGCTGTATCAGCATAGATTTCGGTGTGGAAAGCGGCGATAACGGCATCCTTAGAAACATCAACAAGAACCAGACCCGGGAGGACATCGAGAGGGCCTTTGCGCTCGCGCACAAGGCGGGGATCAGACCAAGGGCATATCTCATGGTTGGCAATATGGGCGAAACGACGGGGACGATAGACGAGACGATCGACATGATCGGGAGCATCAAGCCCTATTCGTCCATTGGTGCCACGATCCTGTGGTTGCTTCCGGGTACGGATGTCTTCCGGGAAGCCTGCGAAAAAGGGTTTATAGACGACTCCTACTGGCTTGAGAAGGATGATATGCCTTACAACGTGCAGGAGCATACATACGAGGAACTCCTTGGGTTGCGGCAGAGGCTGATGCGCGGCATAGCCAGAAAGAAGGGGGGAATTGCGCCGCTCGTCAGCTTTTACCTGAAGACCATCTATTACCGGTATCCATCCCTCGGACGGATGAGATCGCTGATACCTGACTGGCTGCGATGAAATGATAGTGTGGGGACGGGATTCGTGAAGCAGTTCGCAAGGATATGGGTTGTGTCGGAAGTGTATTACCCTGATGAGCAGGGTGGGGGACACTTCATGACGAAGCTGGCTGAAGGCCTTGCCTCCTGCCATGACGTTCATGTGATCTGCGGTTATCCGTACTACAGGCCCGGCCTCAAAAAGCCCCCCGCGAGTGAGGTGCGCAACGGTGTTCACATAAGACGATGCTACTCCACCAGTTTTAGCAAGAAGCATCTCGTGCTGAGGATGTTCAACTTCCTCACCATCAGTCTTTCGCTCTTCGTAAACGCCCTGTTGCGGATAGGCAGAGACGATCTGGTGATAGTTGTGACGACGCCGCCCACGTTGCCCTTCTTTGTCGTGACAGCCTGCAGGATAGTGGGCGCCAAATGTGTCCTGCGTATTGAGGACATGTACCCCGGCACGCTGGTAGCGACAGGCGTGGCGAAACCGGCAGGTACGCTGGTAAAGGTGTTTTCCCGTATCAACAGATACGTGCATGGGAACGCCGACCACATCACCGTGATAGGCCGCGATATGCAGAGCATGCTGACGGAAACTGCAGAGAACGCCCTGGAGGAGGACCGTGTTACCATGATCCCGAACTGGGGGGAACTGGACCTCATCAAACCGCAGGTAAAGAGCGAGAACAGGTTGCTGGGAGAGCTCGGCCTTACGGACAGGTTTGTCGTCCTCTGTGCGGGCAATATGGGCAGGGCGCAGGCCGTGGAGAACATCGTGTACGCCGCGGAGCTCCTGAAGAAGGAAGGTACCATCCATTTCCTTTTTATAGGAGAGGGCGTGAAAAAGGATTGGATGAAGGAGTTTGCGCGGAGCAGGGAGCTCAACAACGTGACCATTCTTGACCAGCGGCCGAGAAGCGATCAGGCAAATTTCCTCAATTCCTGCGACGTAGCCATCGTGTCCCTCATATCGGGGATGAAGGGGTTTGCCGTTCCAAGCAGACTGTACAATATAATGGCAGCGGGCAAACCTGTGATCGCCATGACCGCTCCCGATTCGGAGGTGTCCCTGGTCATAACGGAAGAGAACATAGGGTGGGTGACCCCTCCCGACGACCCGCAAGGACTGGCAGACACCGTATTGGAGGCGTTCCGCCGGGGTGCTTCACTGGAGTCGCTCGGTTCAAGGGCGCGAGCGGTGGTCGAGAAGAGGTATACTTATGAACAGGGCATACAAAAGTATTGTGACGTGATCGAGAACGTTGCCGGCAGCGTGAACGAACGCTTTCATCTCAAGGACCGGACAGGACAATGAAAACCACATTTATAATTCCACCGACCCTTCACTACATCGAGCCTTACGCTTATGTCGAGGCCGACAAGAGCAACACGAAGAGACCTTATCTGGGTCTGCTGTATATAGCTGCCGTTCTGCGCCAAAGACTGGGGATCGAGGCCCGCATCATCGACTGCAATATAGACGGGCTGACGCTGGAAGACCTGACCCGTCTTGTTTCGGCCGATCCGCCCGACATCGTCGGATTCAGCGTAACGACCTTCAGTTTGTTGAACTGCCTGGAAGTGAGCAGGGCGTTGAAGAGCGTCGACAGGAACATCAAGGTATGTTTCGGGGGCTGGCACCCCACCTTGTACCCACGTGAGACGCTTAACTTCGATGCCGTCGATTTCATAGTCATCGGAGAGGGAGAATACACATTCGCCGAATTGGTGGCGGTTCTTCAGGGGAGACGGGGGGACGGCGACGAGGCCCTCGGCCGTATCAACGGACTCGGTTTCAAGACGGGACAGGGCGATGCCAGGATCAATCCACCCCGGGAACCCCTGAAGGAGCTTGACCAGATACCCTTTCCCGCCTACGATCTCGTCGATGTGAAGAAATATTCCAATCTTCTCGCCTGTACGGGCGATCTTGTCACGATCATCACATCGCGGGGCTGTCCTCAGAGATGCGTCTTCTGTGATCTGCGGAGAACCCCCTATCGGTTCAGAAGCCCTGAGAACGTACTGGAAGAGATCCGTTACTGGGCTGAAAAGGGCGTGAGAGAGTTCTTTATCCAGGACGATAATTTCACCATCAACCGCCGGAGAACGATCGAATTCTGCCGCCTGCTGACCGATGCCGGCCTCAATATAAAGTACAAGATCAGCTCCCGCGTCGATTACATCGATGACGAATTGAGCGAGCATCTCAAGAGATCGGGCTGCTACAGGATCTATTTCGGTGTGGAGTCCGGTTCCCAGCGGATACTCGATTATCTGGAGAAGGGTCTGTCCGTGGAGGACATCAAAAAGGGGTTCGAATCTGCAAAAAGAGCCGGGATAGACTGCTGTGCTTACATCATGATAGGAGTTCCTTCGGAAACGAGGCAGGACATTGACATGACAATAAGACTCCTGGGGCAGATCAAGCCTGACCACCTGCACTGTTCGATCTGTACGCCCATGCCAAGGACCGCTCTTTACAGCCGCCTGATGGAAGACGGCACGATCGCTCACGACTACTGGCTGGATTTTGCCGTCGATCCCGACCCATCCTTCAAGACACCCTTTGCCAGCGGGGTCTTTCACGACCAGGAATTGAGGAAGATGCAGAACGCCATTCAGAAGGATTTCTATTTCAATCTTCTGATCATAATACGAGAGATCGTCAAGACACGCAGTTTGAAGCAGTTCATCTCGAAGACACGGATGGCCCTCAAGATACTTTTTCGCTAAGTGTTCACGATGCGCGTACTGATTACAGGAGCAAATGGATTCCTGGGCTCGGCAATTCTGCGTCACGCGGGAGAAACCGGTCTGTCGTTGGTCGCAACCGATCGTGAGGCGGGCAACGCAATGCCCGGCGTCAGGTTCTTCCCGGCGGATATCCTGGACGCGGGAGCTCTGTCGGGGGTTTGCCGGAATGTTGATTGCGTCTGCCACGTTGCGGGGTTGGCGCACGTGTTCAAGGAGTCGGCCCTTTCCGGGGAGTCCTTTTTCAGGGTCAACGTCACGGGTACCGAAAACGTGGCGCATTCGGCGGGCCGGGCCGGCGTGAGGCTGTTCGTATTCATAAGTTCCGTATCGGTATACGGCGGAGATACGAAGGAGAGGGACGAGCGTGCGCCGTGCCGGCCCGAAGGCCCTTATGCGGAGAGCAAACGGCGGGCGGAGGAAACGCTTATCGAGTTTTGCGGAAGGAACGGGATGGATCTGACCATTCTCCGGCTTGCAACCCTTTTTGGAGAAGGAGACCCGGGGAACATAGCCCGTCTGATCCGGTTCATCGACTCCGGGAAGTTCTTCTGGATAGGCTCGGGTCTCAACCGGAAGAGCCTGATTCACCGCGACGATGCGGGCAGGGCCTGCGTTGCCGCGATAAGAAACCCCATGCCGGGGACGAACATCTATAACGTGTCGGGACCGCCATACACGATGAGGGAGATCGTGGAGACAATAGCCGCAAGGCTGGGGAGGAAGGCCCCTCGTGTCCGCATTCCCGCGGGGCTGGCACTGACCGTGTCGAAGGCCGCCGCGCTCCTGAAAGGGGAGCGGCTGTTGCGTGCGAACAAAACGATGCTTAAATGGTTGTCTGATGACGTGTACATCGCCGACCTGTTCAACGGTACCTATTCATTTCAACCGAATGTAGGCTTGGATGAAGGTATACGAAGAGAGGTTGCGTGGTATCGGGACGGGCCATGAGGCTGGTCGGAGTGGTCATTCCGGATAGGAAAAGAGGGAGGGTCGGTATTTCGTGAAAACGCTCGTGACGGGTGGGGCA
This DNA window, taken from Syntrophorhabdus sp., encodes the following:
- a CDS encoding glycosyltransferase family 4 protein; protein product: MTKLAEGLASCHDVHVICGYPYYRPGLKKPPASEVRNGVHIRRCYSTSFSKKHLVLRMFNFLTISLSLFVNALLRIGRDDLVIVVTTPPTLPFFVVTACRIVGAKCVLRIEDMYPGTLVATGVAKPAGTLVKVFSRINRYVHGNADHITVIGRDMQSMLTETAENALEEDRVTMIPNWGELDLIKPQVKSENRLLGELGLTDRFVVLCAGNMGRAQAVENIVYAAELLKKEGTIHFLFIGEGVKKDWMKEFARSRELNNVTILDQRPRSDQANFLNSCDVAIVSLISGMKGFAVPSRLYNIMAAGKPVIAMTAPDSEVSLVITEENIGWVTPPDDPQGLADTVLEAFRRGASLESLGSRARAVVEKRYTYEQGIQKYCDVIENVAGSVNERFHLKDRTGQ
- a CDS encoding radical SAM protein, whose translation is MKTTFIIPPTLHYIEPYAYVEADKSNTKRPYLGLLYIAAVLRQRLGIEARIIDCNIDGLTLEDLTRLVSADPPDIVGFSVTTFSLLNCLEVSRALKSVDRNIKVCFGGWHPTLYPRETLNFDAVDFIVIGEGEYTFAELVAVLQGRRGDGDEALGRINGLGFKTGQGDARINPPREPLKELDQIPFPAYDLVDVKKYSNLLACTGDLVTIITSRGCPQRCVFCDLRRTPYRFRSPENVLEEIRYWAEKGVREFFIQDDNFTINRRRTIEFCRLLTDAGLNIKYKISSRVDYIDDELSEHLKRSGCYRIYFGVESGSQRILDYLEKGLSVEDIKKGFESAKRAGIDCCAYIMIGVPSETRQDIDMTIRLLGQIKPDHLHCSICTPMPRTALYSRLMEDGTIAHDYWLDFAVDPDPSFKTPFASGVFHDQELRKMQNAIQKDFYFNLLIIIREIVKTRSLKQFISKTRMALKILFR
- a CDS encoding radical SAM protein, which produces MRILLISHPSSRPRRPDFPPIGIAYLGAVVRNRGHEVFLVDGELTGLEGIVEEAKRLGPDIVGVTCWTINRGAVWELCRALKRVLPRAFLVLGGQHASIYPEHIFQKTHAGAVVIGEGEETLCELLEVLGSGGDLALVSGIAYRTRDGDIRRTEPRPQIEDLDTVPFPYYEGFRGFGFQQYGGFAGLPRPTAAVITSRGCVFNCSYCGSVRFWGKKWRRRSARNVLDEVEHLVSDMGARSIFMFDDNFPVNRKRAMEICGGIIDRFPGMEWACCSHVKMVNEELLDIMKRSGCISIDFGVESGDNGILRNINKNQTREDIERAFALAHKAGIRPRAYLMVGNMGETTGTIDETIDMIGSIKPYSSIGATILWLLPGTDVFREACEKGFIDDSYWLEKDDMPYNVQEHTYEELLGLRQRLMRGIARKKGGIAPLVSFYLKTIYYRYPSLGRMRSLIPDWLR
- a CDS encoding NAD-dependent epimerase/dehydratase family protein; the protein is MRVLITGANGFLGSAILRHAGETGLSLVATDREAGNAMPGVRFFPADILDAGALSGVCRNVDCVCHVAGLAHVFKESALSGESFFRVNVTGTENVAHSAGRAGVRLFVFISSVSVYGGDTKERDERAPCRPEGPYAESKRRAEETLIEFCGRNGMDLTILRLATLFGEGDPGNIARLIRFIDSGKFFWIGSGLNRKSLIHRDDAGRACVAAIRNPMPGTNIYNVSGPPYTMREIVETIAARLGRKAPRVRIPAGLALTVSKAAALLKGERLLRANKTMLKWLSDDVYIADLFNGTYSFQPNVGLDEGIRREVAWYRDGP
- a CDS encoding glycosyltransferase family 4 protein, encoding MSCDPVQGGGSVERTLQMSRYLARSGIECTVLTTDVGLTGDHPVDLEGVSLIKLKTMLQRYYLPRFSCKGIGRIVERADIIQLMNHWTFLNAVVYVIARRRNKPYVVCPAGSLPYYGRSRTLKRIYNTVIGRRIVRNAHRCIAISPDEIDHFRSYGVEDDRISTIPNAIRPEDLAHEGANTFRDDFGIGEAPFILFVGRLNAIKGPDLLLKAFQNRLGCGNFKYDLVFAGPDGGMLTELKGMVADMGVAGRVHFVGYLGNRDKSNAYRASDLLVIPSRQEAMSIVVLEAGMTKTPVLLTDRCGFDAVESIGGGKVVPATVEGLEAGLAKLLDRPEVLRPMGIRLYRYVSENFTWDTMIKKYLSLYETILGDAPWKGVPR